A portion of the Segatella copri DSM 18205 genome contains these proteins:
- a CDS encoding ATP-binding protein — protein sequence MKYPIGIQDFEKLRTNGYSYVDKSRFVYKLATEGEYYFLSRPRRFGKSLFLSTLEAYFQGKKELFEGLAIYDLETDWKKYPIFHIDLNTANFREKDSLYTVLNDYLTTWESKYGARESEATLALRFKGVIARAAEKEGCGVVILIDEYDKPILQTLRDPELQAEHRAQLKAFYSVLKTQDRYIKFAFLTGVTKFGKVSVFSDLNNLTDISMDHRYISICGMTEKELLTNFKEGINELAEANGDTEEATIAKLKARYDGYHFEENTVGIYNPFSVLNTLSRLRYKDYWFETGTPTFLVDLLKMHNYRLPDMTKERVSDDVINSVDSLSTNPIPVIYQSGYLTIKGYDERFKKYLLGFPNKEVEEGFLNFLLPLYCSAGDRSAFMVDEFVKDVEAGHVEQFMNRLTAFFADNSYQVAGEAELYFQNALYLIFKIMGFHTQVEIPTSDGRMDVLIQTSDYIYIIECKLDGSAEEALQQIEVKNYAAPFAMDKRTVVKLGINFSSKTRGVESWKQHEQHRRHDCYDC from the coding sequence ATGAAATATCCTATAGGAATACAAGATTTCGAAAAGCTACGTACAAATGGATATTCGTATGTAGATAAGAGCCGATTCGTGTACAAGTTGGCGACAGAGGGAGAATACTATTTCCTCAGTCGTCCACGCCGATTCGGAAAGAGTCTCTTTCTGTCTACTTTGGAAGCATACTTCCAGGGTAAGAAAGAACTCTTCGAGGGCTTAGCCATATATGACTTGGAAACAGATTGGAAGAAATATCCTATCTTCCATATTGATCTCAACACAGCCAACTTTCGAGAGAAAGATAGTCTGTATACAGTTCTTAATGACTACCTCACAACTTGGGAAAGCAAATATGGAGCCCGTGAGTCAGAAGCCACACTTGCCCTTCGTTTCAAGGGTGTGATAGCAAGAGCTGCGGAGAAAGAAGGATGTGGTGTCGTAATTCTTATAGATGAATACGACAAGCCTATACTCCAAACCCTGCGCGACCCAGAGTTACAGGCAGAACACCGTGCACAGCTGAAAGCATTCTATTCTGTATTGAAGACACAAGACCGATATATCAAGTTTGCATTCCTCACAGGTGTAACCAAGTTTGGCAAGGTTAGCGTGTTCAGCGACCTCAACAACCTGACGGATATCTCGATGGACCACCGCTATATTAGCATCTGCGGAATGACAGAGAAGGAACTGCTTACGAATTTCAAGGAAGGTATCAACGAATTAGCCGAAGCCAATGGCGATACAGAAGAAGCCACAATAGCAAAACTGAAGGCAAGATACGACGGATATCATTTCGAGGAAAATACAGTAGGCATCTATAACCCATTCAGCGTACTGAACACTTTGTCAAGACTTCGCTATAAAGACTACTGGTTTGAGACTGGCACACCAACATTTCTAGTTGACTTGCTGAAAATGCACAACTATCGTTTGCCAGACATGACAAAGGAAAGGGTATCAGACGATGTAATCAACAGCGTGGATTCGCTGTCAACCAATCCGATACCTGTGATATACCAGAGTGGTTATCTCACTATCAAAGGCTATGACGAAAGGTTTAAGAAATATCTGCTAGGCTTCCCGAACAAAGAGGTGGAAGAAGGTTTCCTTAACTTCCTCCTACCGTTATACTGTTCTGCAGGTGATCGTTCCGCCTTTATGGTCGATGAGTTTGTGAAGGATGTTGAAGCAGGACATGTTGAACAATTTATGAATCGGCTTACGGCTTTCTTTGCAGATAACAGCTATCAGGTAGCAGGCGAAGCAGAACTTTACTTCCAAAATGCCCTATATCTCATTTTTAAGATTATGGGATTCCACACACAGGTAGAAATACCGACAAGTGATGGCAGGATGGACGTTCTCATTCAAACTTCCGACTACATTTACATCATCGAATGCAAATTAGATGGAAGCGCCGAAGAAGCTCTGCAACAGATAGAAGTCAAAAACTATGCAGCTCCTTTCGCTATGGATAAGCGAACAGTTGTCAAGCTTGGCATCAACTTCTCCAGCAAAACAAGAGGAGTTGAGAGTTGGAAGCAGCATGAGCAGCATCGCCGCCATGATTGCTACGATTGCTAA
- a CDS encoding SLBB domain-containing protein: protein MKKHIILVLALVLSSGPLFAQSSHMTDDQVMSFVVKEHERGTANSQIVTKLMQKGVDISQIRRVRNKYQKMSQQNELYSTTAAGNAGNKRMRTNNGKQREDYQDKEKEKQASTYSNYRIQSKQNDSYYSSYDETNPDYDDFSKEMNALVPDTATMVKQLQAELNQKRSKVFGRDIFNNKDLSFEPNMNIATPQNYRLGPGDAVIIDIYGASQKTIESTVSPDGEVTIEGYGPVSVSGLTVAQANARLRNTVGSRYRSSRIKLTVGQTKTIMVNVMGEVKIPGTYTLSAFATVFHALYMAGGTNDLGTLRNIKVYRHNKLVTVVDIYDYILNGKLTGNVRLADNDVIVVGPYDCLVTIAGKVKRPMIYEMKKNESVNSLLKYSGGFTGDAYKKSVRLNRKTGRERAVYNIEEFDFSSFRIDDGDSISVDSILPRYANTVEVKGAVFRPGMYNLGEQINSVRTLIEHAEGLTEEAFTNRAVMHRMKSDRSLEVVSVDIAGIMNGKTPDIPLKENDVLFIPTRQEKIVERTLTIRGEVQYPGVYQYADNETLEDFVLQAGGLTDKASTVNVMVSRRVMDAKALRPDSIIAKTYTLSLKDGFVIDGTPGFKLMPFDEVMIRQSPAYVEQQNVSITGEVMFAGLYTLDRRNARLSELFKKAGGATDQAYLKGARIIRKANEQEKQRMEAVLKMQREEMQKNLLQLASSSNNASAISQTSKDVERTNIEKFNVPSEYPVGIDLPEALANPGSDADIILREGDRLVIPQYNGTVKINGAVMFANTVAYEKGKKPSYYIDQAGGFASDALKSKAYIIYMNGKVAKLSHGAKVQPGSEIVIPAKLKRKMSTAEMMSMGSSMSSIAAMIATIANMNK, encoded by the coding sequence ATGAAGAAACATATCATACTTGTACTGGCGCTCGTCCTGTCTTCAGGGCCTCTTTTCGCACAGAGTTCACACATGACCGATGATCAGGTCATGAGCTTTGTAGTGAAAGAACATGAGCGTGGCACAGCCAATTCGCAGATTGTTACCAAACTGATGCAGAAGGGCGTAGACATCTCCCAGATTCGACGTGTACGCAATAAGTATCAGAAGATGTCGCAGCAGAACGAGCTCTACAGCACAACCGCTGCAGGAAATGCAGGCAACAAGAGAATGCGGACCAACAATGGTAAGCAAAGAGAAGATTACCAGGACAAGGAAAAAGAGAAACAGGCTTCAACCTATAGCAATTATCGCATCCAGAGCAAGCAGAACGACAGCTACTACTCATCTTATGATGAAACCAACCCAGATTATGACGATTTCAGCAAGGAAATGAACGCCCTGGTACCCGATACCGCTACCATGGTAAAACAGCTGCAGGCTGAGCTCAACCAGAAGCGCAGTAAGGTTTTCGGCCGTGACATCTTCAATAACAAAGACCTCAGTTTCGAGCCAAATATGAACATCGCTACCCCACAGAACTATCGTCTGGGGCCTGGCGATGCCGTCATCATAGATATCTATGGCGCCTCTCAGAAAACCATCGAGAGCACCGTTTCGCCAGATGGTGAAGTAACCATCGAGGGTTATGGACCGGTCAGCGTTTCAGGCTTAACCGTAGCTCAGGCTAATGCCCGCCTGCGCAATACCGTGGGCAGCAGATACCGTTCAAGCCGCATCAAGCTTACCGTAGGACAGACCAAGACCATCATGGTAAACGTAATGGGCGAGGTTAAGATTCCGGGCACCTATACCCTCTCAGCCTTCGCTACCGTATTCCATGCACTCTACATGGCTGGCGGAACCAACGATCTGGGTACATTGCGAAACATCAAGGTATACAGACACAACAAACTGGTAACGGTTGTTGATATCTACGACTATATTCTGAACGGCAAACTGACGGGTAATGTCCGTCTTGCCGACAACGATGTCATCGTAGTAGGTCCATACGATTGTCTCGTAACCATCGCCGGAAAGGTTAAGCGCCCGATGATTTACGAAATGAAGAAGAACGAGAGCGTCAATTCCCTTCTGAAGTATTCCGGCGGTTTTACAGGCGATGCTTATAAGAAATCAGTAAGACTGAACCGCAAGACCGGCAGAGAACGTGCCGTATATAATATAGAAGAGTTCGACTTCTCCAGTTTCCGTATCGATGACGGCGACTCAATCAGCGTAGACAGCATCCTGCCACGCTACGCCAACACCGTAGAGGTGAAAGGAGCCGTATTCCGTCCTGGCATGTACAACCTGGGCGAGCAGATCAACAGCGTACGCACTCTGATAGAGCATGCCGAAGGATTAACAGAGGAAGCCTTCACCAACCGTGCCGTTATGCACCGCATGAAGTCAGACCGCTCACTCGAAGTAGTAAGTGTAGACATTGCCGGCATTATGAACGGCAAGACTCCAGATATCCCATTGAAGGAAAACGATGTTCTCTTCATCCCTACCCGACAGGAAAAGATTGTAGAGCGCACCCTCACCATCCGTGGCGAAGTGCAGTATCCAGGCGTCTATCAATATGCCGACAATGAGACCCTCGAAGACTTCGTTCTTCAGGCAGGCGGCTTGACCGACAAGGCTTCAACCGTTAATGTAATGGTAAGCCGTAGAGTAATGGATGCCAAGGCTTTACGTCCAGATAGCATTATCGCCAAGACCTACACCCTATCTCTTAAAGACGGCTTCGTTATCGACGGCACCCCTGGCTTCAAGCTGATGCCATTTGATGAAGTAATGATCCGTCAGAGTCCGGCTTATGTAGAGCAGCAGAACGTATCGATTACCGGTGAAGTGATGTTTGCCGGTCTCTATACATTAGACCGTCGCAACGCCCGCCTGAGTGAACTCTTCAAGAAGGCAGGTGGAGCTACCGACCAGGCATATCTCAAGGGAGCCCGCATCATCCGCAAAGCCAACGAACAAGAGAAGCAGCGCATGGAGGCAGTATTGAAGATGCAGCGCGAAGAGATGCAGAAAAATCTTCTGCAGCTAGCCTCCAGCAGCAACAATGCCAGTGCCATCTCGCAGACCTCTAAGGATGTAGAACGCACCAACATAGAGAAGTTCAATGTACCTAGCGAATACCCTGTAGGTATTGATCTTCCAGAAGCACTGGCGAACCCAGGCAGTGATGCCGACATCATCTTGCGCGAGGGTGACCGTCTGGTCATTCCTCAGTACAATGGTACGGTAAAGATCAACGGTGCTGTAATGTTTGCCAATACGGTAGCCTACGAAAAGGGCAAGAAGCCAAGCTACTACATCGACCAGGCAGGTGGTTTTGCCTCAGATGCATTAAAGAGCAAAGCATACATCATCTATATGAATGGCAAGGTAGCCAAGCTCTCTCATGGTGCCAAAGTGCAGCCAGGCAGCGAGATTGTCATCCCAGCCAAGCTGAAGCGCAAGATGAGTACCGCCGAAATGATGAGTATGGGAAGCAGCATGAGCAGCATCGCCGCCATGATTGCTACGATTGCCAATATGAATAAGTAA
- a CDS encoding ATP-dependent Clp protease ATP-binding subunit codes for MINPFSHIQDILKRSSKEAARTMGREISVEHLMLSLISQNDSDVNKLLKGADISPMAFSGVLNSKLEKRVEETPADNVKENTHIPFSQITDSIIRDSIREANNYEHSKIVEPRHLLLAILRNDKNPVANWLSQLGLSYDRAIEMLYPTDKDEEQKTEEPKDFKMEPQTPDSEIPDADRQEEAENLEMAGGIEAEDDYNEQNDMMETDEEPFDMEKDQNPMRLSTRPNGTPRKKSSTPTIDKFSFDLTKAAAEGKLDPVVGREKEIQRVLEILGRRKKNNPVLIGEPGVGKSAIVEGLAQLINNQETSPMFFNKRLVSLDLTAIVAGTKFRGQFEERIKNVIKELENHPEIIIFIDEIHTMIGAGSGEGSMDAANILKPALARGIIQCIGATTLDEYRKSIEKDGALERRFQKVLVEPTTREETLLILHNIKQHYEKHHCVRYTDEALEACVKLTERYITDRHFPDKAIDVIDEAGSRVHINNASVPAPYIKLEKELKKIISKKQQAVANQNFEMAASCRDAQTKIEKEIEDMKAQWQQGEIGEYVEVTAEDIANVISMMTGVPAQRMAEGESKRLKDLEHNLKHKVIAQDNAINKMVKTILRNRVGLRDPNHPIGVFMFLGPTGVGKTYLAQKLAEEMFGSKDSLIRIDMSEFSESFNTSRLVGAPPGYVGYNEGGQLTEKVRRKPYSIVLLDEIEKANSKVFNLLLQVLDEGRLTDGNGRLIDFRNTIIIMTSNAGTRQLKDFGRGVGFTSAGIKGGLAMDEKDKEYARSIVQKSLSKQFAPEFLNRLDDIITFDQLDLNAIKRIIDLDLEGLVKRIEELGFHFQITEKAKEMVAKKGYDVQFGARPLRRAIQTYIEDSVCEMLLDGTMKPGDTISVGKNSKKEELTFKKV; via the coding sequence ATGATAAATCCGTTTTCACATATACAGGACATACTGAAAAGAAGTAGCAAAGAAGCAGCACGCACCATGGGAAGAGAAATCAGCGTGGAGCATCTGATGCTGAGTCTGATCAGCCAGAACGACAGCGATGTCAACAAGCTCCTGAAGGGCGCAGACATCAGTCCGATGGCTTTCAGCGGAGTCCTTAACAGCAAACTGGAAAAGCGTGTGGAAGAAACTCCTGCCGATAACGTGAAGGAGAACACCCACATCCCATTCAGCCAGATAACAGACAGCATTATCAGAGACTCTATCCGCGAGGCAAACAACTACGAGCACTCCAAGATTGTAGAGCCAAGACATCTGCTGCTTGCCATCTTGAGAAATGACAAGAACCCTGTAGCCAACTGGCTGAGTCAACTGGGTTTAAGCTACGACCGTGCCATCGAAATGCTCTATCCTACTGACAAGGATGAAGAGCAGAAGACAGAAGAGCCGAAGGATTTCAAAATGGAACCCCAAACACCAGATTCAGAAATCCCTGATGCTGACAGGCAAGAGGAAGCAGAGAATCTGGAGATGGCAGGTGGAATAGAAGCAGAAGATGACTACAACGAGCAGAACGACATGATGGAAACTGACGAAGAGCCATTCGATATGGAAAAGGACCAGAACCCGATGAGACTGTCTACCCGTCCAAATGGAACTCCGCGCAAAAAGAGCAGCACCCCTACCATCGACAAATTCAGTTTCGACCTGACCAAGGCTGCAGCCGAAGGAAAATTGGATCCTGTCGTGGGCAGAGAGAAGGAGATTCAGCGCGTGCTCGAGATTCTGGGTCGCAGAAAGAAGAACAACCCAGTATTAATAGGTGAACCGGGCGTAGGAAAGAGTGCCATCGTAGAAGGACTGGCACAGCTCATCAACAACCAGGAAACATCGCCTATGTTCTTCAACAAGCGTCTGGTAAGTCTCGACCTGACTGCCATCGTTGCAGGAACCAAATTCCGCGGACAGTTTGAAGAGCGCATCAAGAATGTCATCAAGGAACTGGAGAACCATCCGGAGATCATCATCTTCATAGATGAGATTCACACCATGATAGGCGCCGGTTCCGGCGAAGGAAGCATGGATGCTGCCAACATTCTGAAACCAGCCCTGGCAAGAGGTATCATCCAGTGTATCGGTGCCACCACGCTCGATGAGTATCGCAAGAGCATTGAGAAGGACGGAGCCTTGGAGCGCCGTTTCCAGAAGGTTCTCGTTGAACCTACTACACGCGAAGAGACCCTGCTGATACTGCACAATATCAAGCAACATTACGAGAAGCATCACTGTGTGAGATATACAGACGAGGCTCTCGAGGCATGTGTCAAACTGACAGAGCGCTATATCACCGACCGCCACTTCCCAGACAAGGCTATCGACGTGATAGATGAAGCCGGCTCGCGCGTACATATTAATAATGCAAGTGTTCCTGCTCCATATATCAAGCTGGAAAAAGAACTGAAAAAGATAATCAGCAAGAAGCAGCAGGCTGTAGCAAATCAGAACTTCGAGATGGCTGCCTCATGCAGAGATGCCCAGACCAAGATCGAGAAAGAGATTGAGGACATGAAGGCGCAATGGCAGCAGGGAGAGATTGGCGAATATGTTGAGGTGACAGCCGAAGACATTGCCAACGTTATCAGCATGATGACCGGCGTACCGGCTCAACGCATGGCAGAGGGTGAAAGCAAACGTCTGAAAGATCTGGAACACAACCTGAAGCACAAGGTGATTGCTCAGGATAATGCCATCAACAAGATGGTAAAGACCATTCTGAGGAACCGTGTAGGCTTGCGCGACCCTAACCATCCTATTGGCGTATTCATGTTCCTGGGTCCTACGGGTGTAGGTAAGACCTATCTTGCCCAGAAACTTGCCGAGGAAATGTTTGGTTCGAAAGATTCACTCATCAGAATAGACATGAGCGAATTCTCCGAGAGTTTCAACACCTCACGTCTGGTAGGTGCACCTCCAGGATACGTAGGCTATAACGAAGGTGGACAGCTGACCGAAAAGGTACGCCGCAAACCATACAGCATCGTATTGCTCGACGAAATAGAGAAAGCCAACAGCAAGGTATTCAACCTGCTCTTACAGGTACTCGACGAAGGCAGACTCACCGATGGCAACGGCCGACTCATCGATTTCCGCAACACCATCATCATCATGACCTCTAATGCAGGAACCCGCCAGCTGAAAGATTTCGGCAGAGGCGTCGGCTTTACTTCTGCAGGTATAAAAGGCGGATTGGCGATGGATGAGAAAGACAAGGAGTATGCCCGCAGCATCGTCCAGAAGAGTCTGAGCAAGCAGTTTGCTCCAGAGTTTCTGAACCGCCTCGATGACATCATCACCTTCGACCAGCTGGATCTCAATGCCATCAAGCGCATCATCGACCTCGACCTGGAAGGACTGGTCAAGAGAATAGAAGAACTGGGATTCCATTTCCAGATTACCGAAAAGGCAAAGGAGATGGTAGCCAAGAAGGGATACGATGTACAGTTTGGTGCCCGCCCACTCCGCCGCGCCATCCAGACCTACATCGAAGATTCCGTTTGCGAGATGTTACTCGATGGCACAATGAAGCCAGGCGACACCATCTCGGTAGGCAAAAATTCGAAAAAAGAAGAATTGACATTCAAGAAAGTATAA